A part of Prolixibacteraceae bacterium genomic DNA contains:
- a CDS encoding PAAR domain-containing protein produces MAGKPVATVGSMHTCPMVTGTAPHVGGPVIGPGSSNVFINGKPVALLGDTCACAGPPDTIAQGSNSTN; encoded by the coding sequence ATGGCAGGAAAACCAGTTGCTACAGTAGGTAGTATGCATACATGTCCCATGGTGACCGGGACAGCTCCTCATGTTGGAGGTCCAGTGATAGGACCAGGATCATCCAATGTTTTTATTAATGGCAAACCTGTGGCTCTATTAGGAGACACATGTGCTTGTGCAGGGCCTCCAGATACTATTGCTCAAGGAAGCAACAGTACTAATTAA
- a CDS encoding SH3 domain-containing protein produces MKFEFPINIRLKEKNFGQNNTIGSYPIGGQFNWHGGFHVNEDSHDPIKAITDGVVVAYRMPKQPIDVDGMKVSNGFVLLQHKYESPEGRELRFFSLYHHLMTYDEMPTFPDSDEKKLPSIFKKECYQVTQESNDKDASGVRGLNLRSRPEESPVAVVPFGTVLDLVNTGDTPDNYVKVNYTSPNGTVYNEHLLWKYDEHNPERYVKVDEESQKVTVTYNRDNGSNGDLGLRLRSEPNGSIIRVLARGTKLEIDPSQQTGNWAKVISVNGEKLTRTGYVST; encoded by the coding sequence ATGAAATTCGAATTTCCTATTAATATTAGACTTAAAGAAAAGAATTTTGGACAGAATAATACCATTGGTAGTTATCCTATTGGAGGTCAGTTTAATTGGCATGGCGGTTTTCATGTGAATGAAGATAGTCACGACCCTATTAAGGCTATTACAGATGGGGTTGTAGTCGCTTATAGGATGCCCAAACAACCTATAGACGTTGATGGGATGAAGGTTTCTAATGGATTTGTATTACTGCAACACAAATATGAAAGTCCAGAGGGAAGGGAGCTTAGATTCTTTTCTTTGTATCACCACTTGATGACTTATGATGAGATGCCAACTTTTCCAGATAGTGATGAAAAGAAATTGCCATCTATTTTTAAGAAAGAGTGTTATCAAGTAACACAAGAAAGTAACGACAAAGATGCAAGTGGTGTTCGTGGCTTAAACTTGAGATCTAGGCCTGAAGAGTCTCCAGTTGCAGTTGTTCCATTTGGAACTGTATTGGATCTAGTTAATACAGGTGACACTCCTGATAACTATGTGAAAGTTAACTATACGAGTCCTAATGGTACTGTTTATAATGAACATTTGTTGTGGAAGTATGATGAGCATAATCCTGAACGATATGTAAAAGTAGACGAAGAGTCACAAAAAGTTACTGTCACTTATAACAGGGATAATGGAAGCAATGGTGATCTTGGTCTAAGATTGAGAAGTGAACCCAATGGTAGTATTATTCGTGTTTTGGCTCGTGGGACTAAGCTGGAAATTGATCCTAGTCAACAAACTGGAAATTGGGCAAAAGTAATCTCTGTGAATGGAGAAAAATTAACAAGAACAGGCTATGTAAGTACATGA
- a CDS encoding M23 family metallopeptidase, producing MEVFSDDSDIEKISNKDSKEEFFFKRKASNLEYEVGKGGIIYQKEYSTNLVKGKNVMLLQVKGAYAQIGFENITMILEVKDLDVTDKVAKIKSDKLDSCITGTNYQFSKTDILKIVDETDKQGNHMDQEPTHRKVVLDLKEAGNRYWVKLDIIPKEAIHPLRKLDSTHPQILNESAGSSQNHGNIEYRNVKKSTSETTNSETNYSVSPCWCQLLETPEWYYTKEPTPEFLKGETLKQVLDIETILEKRTTQDKQHWCHVSGMTFEGTKKVVKKGWVKKDDIKEINAADWGSVGWQAFKETGDQYIYQFDANNGESAPSFIEKIWDEIEKLPVYRTSKGGGVKEVKQDRILSQFELQNALRYEKTVNTLSKLICCHPSEWDLLKSKEPFHKEVKTLYEKAIASESDSTRKQKIEDIRDERWVQIEEKLANLCFWDKVKSGAVANTNKNLPARFFPKDSKVWHFHPIAFVEQMQRINPKLSFPLRKIPYNHPNNFKDNRYKAYDYTLPSSIAAPFGVVRGGNRIHAACDLYGDPGDDVLAVADGKVISVTKYYNDTYQITIRHDFEIKKGVKMIVRYGEVHKNNIKVKVPDKVTKGQKIAEIGLLIPKIEQPSGDARGMLHFEMYTGECKGDSVSGSAGYTEMLYSESDDPTMTCKSKNNSNRRYNRRKDLINPLYYLNEMIKDL from the coding sequence TTGGAGGTTTTTTCAGATGATAGTGATATTGAGAAAATCTCTAATAAAGATTCAAAAGAAGAGTTCTTCTTTAAGAGAAAAGCGAGCAATCTTGAATATGAAGTAGGCAAAGGTGGGATAATCTATCAAAAAGAATATTCCACCAATCTTGTTAAAGGCAAGAATGTGATGCTTTTACAGGTTAAGGGTGCTTATGCTCAAATTGGTTTTGAAAATATAACAATGATCCTTGAAGTCAAGGATTTGGATGTGACCGATAAGGTTGCGAAGATAAAAAGTGATAAACTTGACAGCTGTATTACAGGTACTAATTATCAATTCTCAAAAACAGATATACTTAAGATCGTTGATGAGACGGATAAACAAGGGAATCATATGGACCAAGAACCTACCCATCGAAAAGTGGTGTTAGATTTAAAAGAGGCGGGAAATAGATATTGGGTTAAATTAGATATAATTCCCAAAGAAGCGATTCATCCTTTAAGAAAACTAGATAGTACCCATCCCCAGATTTTAAATGAATCAGCTGGATCATCCCAAAATCATGGTAATATAGAGTATAGGAATGTAAAAAAAAGTACATCTGAAACAACCAATAGTGAAACAAACTATTCTGTATCTCCTTGTTGGTGCCAATTGCTTGAGACTCCAGAATGGTACTATACCAAAGAGCCTACACCAGAGTTTCTGAAAGGAGAAACTCTGAAGCAAGTACTGGATATTGAAACGATCCTTGAAAAAAGAACCACCCAAGATAAGCAGCATTGGTGTCATGTTTCAGGAATGACCTTTGAGGGGACAAAGAAGGTTGTTAAGAAAGGATGGGTTAAAAAGGATGATATAAAGGAGATAAATGCTGCAGATTGGGGCTCTGTAGGCTGGCAGGCGTTTAAAGAAACCGGGGATCAATACATCTATCAATTTGATGCAAATAATGGAGAAAGTGCGCCTTCGTTTATAGAGAAGATTTGGGACGAGATAGAGAAGTTGCCTGTTTATAGAACTAGTAAAGGCGGAGGAGTTAAAGAGGTTAAACAAGATCGTATTTTAAGTCAATTTGAGTTGCAAAATGCTCTTCGTTATGAGAAGACCGTAAACACATTAAGTAAACTCATATGTTGTCATCCTAGTGAATGGGATCTCTTAAAATCGAAAGAGCCTTTCCATAAAGAGGTCAAAACCTTATATGAGAAAGCCATTGCATCAGAGAGTGACAGTACAAGAAAGCAGAAAATAGAGGATATACGAGATGAACGATGGGTTCAGATTGAGGAAAAACTCGCGAATCTATGTTTTTGGGATAAGGTCAAAAGTGGTGCGGTTGCCAATACCAATAAGAATTTACCAGCAAGGTTCTTTCCTAAAGATTCGAAGGTTTGGCATTTTCATCCTATTGCTTTTGTGGAGCAGATGCAGAGGATTAATCCAAAGTTATCTTTCCCACTTAGAAAGATTCCATATAATCATCCTAATAATTTTAAAGATAATCGATATAAAGCATATGATTATACCCTTCCATCTTCAATAGCAGCACCTTTTGGGGTAGTACGTGGTGGGAATAGAATTCATGCCGCATGTGATTTGTACGGGGATCCTGGGGATGATGTTCTTGCAGTTGCAGATGGTAAAGTAATTTCTGTTACAAAATACTATAATGACACATATCAGATAACCATCAGACATGATTTTGAAATAAAGAAGGGAGTTAAAATGATTGTAAGGTATGGTGAAGTACATAAAAATAATATAAAAGTTAAGGTGCCTGATAAAGTAACTAAAGGGCAAAAGATTGCTGAAATTGGATTGCTTATTCCCAAAATAGAGCAGCCATCTGGAGATGCAAGAGGAATGTTGCATTTTGAAATGTATACGGGTGAATGCAAGGGAGACAGTGTAAGTGGTTCTGCAGGTTATACAGAGATGTTATATTCAGAATCGGATGACCCTACTATGACTTGCAAATCTAAAAATAACAGCAACAGAAGATATAATAGAAGAAAGGATCTTATCAATCCATTGTATTATCTGAATGAAATGATAAAAGACTTATGA